The proteins below are encoded in one region of Oreochromis niloticus isolate F11D_XX linkage group LG6, O_niloticus_UMD_NMBU, whole genome shotgun sequence:
- the LOC102079296 gene encoding uncharacterized protein LOC102079296, with protein sequence MVSGYQVKLSQQLEADQLQLSQQDDKNQKAVSQYLKQLQSFKSSSHSHESPSQQPLRKKTVDLMERNKKTLSLFILLPVLLLCRSDECPSLPQNLICYTDYNKIITCLWNSKYMSDDTACTIDAHYKSRRISYSASCDLKSVDVSRPALKKCSLIFEIEYTFLSSHVLSLNLNCNQMKSVITSFKPSCHIKVNPPAEPKVYFTSVSWLSQVSEHERISSYSSELQWKKQDQSWSDPAVRKKRGIQCNEEVECKIQPGCKAELEQDLLIRGERYEARVRVRSVKPQPEGAWSDWSPTASWESQIGKIKPTSGNTFVVPVTIVGVVVLLAGLLLSTHKTTRVYIVKKIKGRPIPDPGKSFLREIQSGFTSEYFHSFLKPVEMITVELTSPVDAVVAYKPDEKMVLNKGSYDSTSSSFSNPSYSELCSPPPISSLTAGNLKPCAADTPYGPVGGQGEGKSTEQESDEAREKEKETLMLLLKGSSKSEPVQVISDYEKTERLDNDRFRLQSLDSGMCSCEEVSEESMEADSINMTDSHDEEPEGEEEKEEGNEQKADFQRLFGSSGGVFGKFIPVCSDYERVEKQQADSPELPSLDSGVSSSEEETGHMTQGFALMSTGRSVEPSGAGYMPVKQEEG encoded by the exons ATGGTGTCAG GATATCAGGTGAAATTAAGTCAGCAGTTGGAAGCAGATCAGTTGCAGCTCAGCCAGCAG GATGACAAGAATCAGAAAGCAGTCAGTCAATACCTAAAGCAACTACAGTCCTTCAAATCTTCCAGTCACAGTCACGAGTCACCATCCCAGCAGCCTCTAAGAAAGAAAACTGTCGACTTAATGGAGAGAAATAAGAAAACCCTTTCCCTGTTTATTCTGCTgcctgtgctgctgctctgcaGAAGTGATGAGTGTCCCAGCCTGCCACAGA ATCTCATTTGCTACACTGACTacaataaaatcatcacatgtTTGTGGAACAGCAAATACATGTCTGATGACACTGCATGCACGATAGATGCTCACTATAAATCTCGACGCAT TTCTTACAGCGCTTCCTGTGACCTAAAATCTGTTGACGTCTCCAGACCAGCGCTAAAGAAGTGCTCCCTGATCTTTGAAATTGAATacact tttctgtctTCCCATGTGTTGTCCCTCAATCTGAACTGCAACCAAATGAAGAGTGTAATTACTTCCTTCAAGCCATCCTGTCATA TAAAGGTGAATCCTCCTGCGGAGCCAAAAGTTTACTTCACCTCTGTTTCCTGGTTGTCCCAAGTCTCTGAACATGAAAGGATCAGTTCATACAGTAGTGAACTGCAGTGGAAGAAGCAGGATCAGTCATGGAGT GATCCTGCTGTGCGCAAAAAACGTGGCATTCAGTGCAATGAAGAGGTGGAGTGCAAGATACAGCCAGGGTGCAAGGCAGAGCTGGAGCAAGATTTGCTGATACGAGGCGAGAGGTACGAGGCACGAGTTCGTGTGCGGTCTGTTAAACCTCAACCCGAGGGAGCCTGGAGTGACTGGAGCCCCACTGCATCATGGGAGTCACAAATAGGGAAAATAAAACCAACATCAG GTAATACGTTTGTTGTGCCTGTAACGATAGTCGGTGTGGTGGTGTTGCTGGCAGGCCTGCTCTTAAGCACTCACAAAACCACCCG ggtTTACatagtaaagaaaatcaaaggTCGACCCATACCAGACCCAGGAAAATCCTTCCTGCGAGAAATCCAG AGTGGGTTCACCAGTGAATACTTTCACTCCTTCTTGAAACCAGTGGAAATGATCACTGTAGAATTAACCTCGCCTGTGGATGCTGTTGTGGCCTACAAGCCAGATGAGAAGATGGTGTTGAACAAAGGCAGCTATGACTCCACCAGCTCCAGCTTCTCTAACCCAAGTTACTCTGAGCTTTGTAGCCCTCCTCCTATTTCTTCACTCACTGCTGGGAACCTGAAGCCCTGTGCGGCTGACACGCCTTATGGCCCTGTTGGTGGTCAGGGTGAAGGAAAAAGCACAGAACAGGAAAGCGATGaagcgagagagaaagaaaaggagacgTTAATGTTGCTGCTCAAAGGCAGCAGTAAGAGTGAGCCAGTGCAGGTGATTTCAGACTACGAGAAAACTGAGAGGCTCGACAATGATCGATTTAGGCTCCAGAGTCTAGATTCAGGCATGTGCAGTTGTGAAGAGGTCAGTGAAGAGAGCATGGAGGCAGATAGCATCAATATGACTGATAGCCATGATGAGGAACCTGAGGgtgaggaagagaaggaggaagggAATGAACAAAAGGCAGATTTTCAGAGGCTGTTTGGAAGCAGCGGAGGTGTGTTTGGCAAGTTTATTCCGGTTTGCTCTGATTATGAGCGAGTGGAGAAACAGCAGGCTGACAGCCCGGAGCTTCCCAGCTTGGATTCAGGTGTTAGCAGTAGTGAAGAGGAGACAGGTCACATGACACAGGGGTTTGCTCTGATGTCAACAGGCCGGTCGGTGGAGCCCTCTGGTGCTGGATATATGCCAGTGAAACAGGAGGAGGGCTGA